A genomic region of Papaver somniferum cultivar HN1 chromosome 7, ASM357369v1, whole genome shotgun sequence contains the following coding sequences:
- the LOC113296614 gene encoding cyclic nucleotide-gated ion channel 1-like — MTKILDPHGSFLERWNKFFLLSHVVAVYLDPIFFYVPVIDRNKSCIGLDKKLLIAVIVMRSFTDVIYVLHIIFQFRTGFVAASSRVFVKGHLVNDPVAIARRYLSSYFFVDFLAALPLPQVVILIVIPNLQGSASLDTKNLLLYAVLFQFFPRVFRIYPLYKEVTRTCGIITERAWIGAAFNFFLYILFSHMFGASWYVLSIQREDRCWRNACGTEAACDPSSLYCGNNNSVGSKSFLNASCPHTESDATPFDFGIYLTALKSGVVESTDFHQKLCFCMWWGLRNLSSLGQNLETSTFVGEIYFAASISILGLVFFALLIGNMQAYLQSYTIGSEEMMSAKRRDAESWDVEQWMSGRLFPEVIRERIRQYEQYKWKQTRGIDEKNIIHRLPKDLRRDIRRHLCLSLLIRVPIFEKMDAQLQDALCDRMEPAFYAEGSYIIREGDPVDEMLFIGRGKLLTVTTDGGRAGFFNSEIIKAGDFCGEELFTWALDPHSTTNLPISTRTVRALSEVEGFTLVSDNLKYVASKFRRIHSKQLQHTFRFYSQQWRTWAACFIQAAWRRYHKKKLEESLREEENRLQDVLQLS; from the exons ATGACGAAAATCCTCGATCCACATGGTTCATTTCTTGAAAGGTGGAACAAGTTTTTTCTATTGTCCCACGTGGTTGCAGTTTACTTGGATCCCATATTCTTCTATGTTCCGGTGATTGACAGGAACAAGAGTTGCATTGGTTTGGATAAGAAGCTTCTGATCGCTGTTATTGTTATGCGTTCCTTCACTGATGTTATTTATGTACTTCACATAATTTTTCAATTCCGTACTGGTTTCGTTGCTGCCTCTTCTCGAGTGTTTGTAAAGGGTCATTTAGTAAATGATCCTGTTGCAATAGCACGGCGATACTTGTCTTCATACTTCTTTGTTGATTTTCTTGCAGCTCTTCCACTTCCACAG GTGGTAATTCTGATTGTCATCCCCAACTTGCAAGGCTCAGCATCATTGGATACGAAGAACTTGCTGTTGTACGCTGTATTATTCCAGTTCTTTCCAAGGGTATTTCGAATTTATCCACTGTACAAAGAAGTTACAAGAACTTGCGGCATAATCACTGAAAGGGCGTGGATTGGAGCTGCTTTTAATTTCTTTCTTTACATACTTTTCAGTCAC ATGTTTGGCGCCTCTTGGTATGTGCTGTCTATACAACGCGAAGATAGGTGTTGGCGTAATGCCTGTGGCACTGAGGCAGCATGCGATCCTTCTTCTTTATACTGTGGAAATAATAATTCAGTAGGaagtaaatcatttctaaatGCTTCTTGTCCACATACTGAATCGGATGCAACTCCATTTGATTTTGGAATATACCTTACTGCTCTTAAGTCTGGTGTGGTTGAGTCAACAGATTTTCACCAGAAGCTTTGTTTCTGCATGTGGTGGGGCCTGAGAAATCTGAG TTCTTTGGGTCAAAACTTGGAAACAAGTACTTTTGTAGGGGAGATCTACTTTGCAGCTTCTATTTCTATCTTGGGCTTGGTCTTCTTTGCTCTTCTCATTGGTAACATGCAG GCATATCTACAATCTTATACAATTGGATCAGAAGAGATGATGAGTGCAAAACGTCGAGATGCAGAGAGTTGGGACGTAGAACAGTGGATGTCTGGCAGATTATTTCCAGAGGTGATAAGGGAGCGGATCAGGCAGTATGAACAATACAAATGGAAACAAACAAGAGGGATCGATGAGAAAAATATCATACATAGACTTCCGAAGGACCTCAGAAGGGACATTAGGCGTCATCTTTGCTTAAGTCTACTCATAAGA GTGCCCATTTTTGAAAAGATGGATGCACAACTCCAAGATGCTCTGTGTGATCGCATGGAGCCAGCTTTCTATGCGGAAGGCAGTTATATTATCCGTGAAGGCGACCCTGTTGATGAGATGCTCTTTATTGGGAGGGGAAAGCTATTAACTGTGACAACAGATGGTGGAAGGGCGGGTTTTTTCAACTCCGAAATTATAAAAGCTGGGGACTTttgtggggaagaactttttacaTGGGCTCTAGACCCTCATTCAACTACCAATCTCCCCATCTCTACCCGAACTGTAAGGGCTCTGTCAGAGGTCGAAGGTTTTACTTTAGTGTCTGACAATTTGAAATATGTAGCATCTAAATTCCGGCGTATCCACAGCAAGCAACTTCAACACACATTTAGGTTCTACTCTCAGCAGTGGAGGACATGGGCGGCATGCTTCATACAAGCAGCTTGGCGGAGGTATCACAAGAAGAAGTTGGAGGAATCTTTACGTGAAGAGGAAAACAGGTTGCAAGATGTTTTGCAGCTATCATAA
- the LOC113294286 gene encoding taxadiene 5-alpha hydroxylase-like yields MGGPTVFITGRAGTGYDRSYHGYKSFRRAMMSFLKPDGLQGHIKRMDKSSENGDQEEPITMNEVIDNFVAMMIASHDSSASVLTWVIWKLAKDREVYGNVVREQMSIVDTRKQRQQQGEGEADERLTWGDVAKMKYTWRVVQEVMRVIPPFFGSFRTAIKDTSYDGYDIPKGWQVFWVAYATHMNDDLFNDPAKFDPSRFDSKSNIIPPYSYLPFGAGHHTCIGLEFSRVEALVVLHHMVTKFEWSLVNPDEKITRLALPYPEMGLPINLIPKSSC; encoded by the exons ATGGGAGGTCCTACTGTGTTTATAACTGGTCGTGCCGGTACCGGTTACGATCGCAGTTATCATGG GTATAAATCTTTTCGGAGAGCCATGATGAGCTTTCTAAAACCTGATGGCCTTCAAGGGCACATAAAACGTATGGACA AATCTTCCGAGAATGGTGATCAAGAAGAACCCATTACAATgaatgaggttattgataatttcGTTGCTATGATGATTGCTAGCCATGATAGTTCAGCTTCTGTCTTGACTTGGGTCATTTGGAAATTGGCTAAAGATCGCGAGGTCTATGGTAATGTTGTCAGAG AGCAAATGAGCATTGTGGACACGAGAAAGCAGCGACAACAGCAAGGTGAAGGTGAAGCTGACGAACGACTAACATGGGGCGATGTAGCAAAGATGAAATACACATGGAGAGTAGTACAAGAAGTGATGAGGGTCATTCCTCCGTtctttggaagcttcagaacggcAATTAAAGACACTAGTTATGATGGCTATGACATTCCAAAGGGATGGCAG GTATTTTGGGTGGCATATGCAACACACATGAACGACGACTTATTCAACGACCCTGCAAAATTTGATCCATCTCGTTTCGACAGCAAGTCAAATATTATTCCTCCTTACTCGTATTTACCATTCGGAGCAGGACATCATACTTGCATAGGACTCGAATTCTCTCGAGTTGAAGCGTTGGTAGTGTTGCATCATATGGTGACCAAATTCGAATGGTCACTTGTGAATCCAGATGAGAAAATAACTCGTCTAGCTTTGCCATATCCAGAAATGGGTCTCCCAATCAACCTCATACCAAAAAGCAGTTGTTAA